The Clarias gariepinus isolate MV-2021 ecotype Netherlands chromosome 20, CGAR_prim_01v2, whole genome shotgun sequence genome includes the window ACAGGTATTCTCATTAAAGTGGCCAGGAAGTGTAAATGAGAGTAAGGCAAATCATGAAACAGCAACGTAATGTTATGTATTGTATGTCGCCTTCAGGATGATGAAGGCTTACTGGAGTGGTGGAGAAATGTAGAAGGTAAGGTACAGCTCAAGCCATGTTTGTGCTGATGcatttgatttatttgtatgtaattgtttttataattttaatttctcttaAGAATGGAACGAATGGAACGAGGCAACACATTTTGAGGAAGACTATGCAGATCAGTAAGAACAactcagtttttatttaaagtataccAGAGTGATTTTAAACTTTCAAATTTGATTTGTCAAAAGATGTTAACTAACCTTCAGTAACAGGAACTCAAATATCATAATCTGCATGAAAAATCGAATCTTCAGgctcattttattttagtatactgtataatgaagcTTTTTGTTatcagatgtttatttaacatttacagaatggAACATTACTATCAGTTCTTTGTAAGAGTCGGAAGTTAAGCAGTGTTAATAAGTTTATCCATGTCTTTGTTAACTTTAATTAGTTTTCTAAACATAAAGAGACTGCTGCGTAGTGGTCATCACAGTGGCTCACACCGCCAGGGTTGAGGATTGTATTCCTGTTTGAATGTCTTCCacatgattggtgggtttcctatggGTAtttctgtttcctcccacagtccaaagacttaaAATTTAGGCTACcgggcatttccaaattgccagtagcGTGTGAGTATTTTCATGCTTGTTTCTTGTGGCCAGAGTTCgtctattttttatgttttcaacAAATCAACTTTGGGGACAAAACATTTACTTTCTGGCTAATATACCCCTCCAACTTCCAGGTGCCAACGGTATGAGGTCttgtaactgtagctactgtaacAAGGTCCAAATTGTGACAGACTGGGTTAGGGTCCAAATCTGCAGtttttgtgggatgttcctggtctgcaacGCTCAGGAAATACCAAAAGTTGTCCAAGGAATGCAACCATGGGTAGCCATGACTCAATGATGCACTTGGAGAGCAAAGCCTAGCTTATGTAGATTCAATATGAGTTTCTGTAGCTCTCAAACAAACTGTCCTTTCTTTTTCAGAGCTATAGAAGAAGCGGCTGATCGTGTCTTTAAGGCTGCCCAactctttgtttatttatttaaacagcgAGAGGCATCACTGTATATGCGAGTTGTTGAGTTGCTGGCAGTTGCTGATGCAGCAGACAGCTTCCATAAGAAAACTGTGACTGCTAGCATTGGTGGAGGGGTGGCAAGCATAGCAGGTAGCATAACCACCATTACAGGACTGGCACTGGCACCTTTTACTTTCGGATCATCGCTAATTGTAACAGCAGTGGGCATCGGTGTTGCAACAGCGGGAGGTCTCACATCAGCATCTGCCAACATCACAGACACAATGCACTCAAGAACAGATAGGGCCAAAGTAGAGCAGATTATCATCGGCTACCAGGAGGAGATTAAAGACATTAGAGAATGTCTTCAGTTCTTACAGGTAGGACATGATGGCATGAGGATAACATGTCTACACATATTTGTTCTTTATTCAACTGAGATGCTTGTCCAACAACACGTTCATAATGAATATTGACCATACTAATTCTTTaccttattaaattaattactaaTGCTTTAACATTACAGCATGTGCGATATAAAGTTATAGCACcatagtaaataataaatattggcaaataccttttttttattttactactttGCTCATCTGcatctttttaaatctttaatagaCAGGTATGGAGACTCTTGAAGAGGGCAACTTCCAACAGTACATGGAAAGCATCTCTAAACGAGCAATGAACAAGAACGTGAAGCATGTAATGAGGGAGGGTGGCCGTGCAGGCAAGGCATTACTTATCAATGCTGAGAGCCTAGCGAGCACTGTCCAAGTGCTCAATACCGCCAGTGGAGTGGCCAAAGCCACTCAGGTCCTCAGTATCACCAGTGGTGTCATGTCTGGCCTATTCCTTGCCCTCgatgttttctttttagccAAAGACTCCAGGGAGCTTCACAAAGGGGCTAAGACAAAGTTTGCGGCCAAGATTAGGGACGTTTGCAAGGAACTGCTGGATGGCCTTGTTGCGCTGAAAAGGATTAAAAGACAGCTGCAAACAATCATGGATGATGCAGAGGAGGAAAAGGAAAATGAAGATAAtgatgaggaggaagaagaagaaaactgtaaaaaagaCAATGAACACAGGGGTGAAGAGTTTAATGAGAACAAAGTACAACTAAGTAGTTAAGATTCTTGCAAGTGTTAATATGTAGAGTGTCAGAGAAGGAAGAAGATTTGGAAACTCATTGAGTACAGAGAACTGTATAAGgcaaaagcaattaaaaaaaaaaaatgtttttcacttttAAGTCTTTGTTAAGAATTATATTTgtatgtaccttttttttttatgaaaagcaCTTTGAACATTAGCTGCTCTCTCAGTAAGGATGGTTGAgatttaaatagtaaaataatctATTGTGGTTTAATAAGAGATTAAGTGTTGTTGCACACTATTTAGGAGCATACAATggtgtattttatataaagtactTTACAAATAGTAGCttaatttaaaggaaaatttttatgtaataaattctaatttatttcaatttacagTAGAAGTAAAcaaggaaaaatattttaagatatttaCTGTACGGTATATAGTAGTATTTGTTGGGTGAGCTTGGGcaaagttttatatttattgtttaaaaatgtactactactactaataataatattaataatacagtagcatataaataataataatggacaATTCCATGAAGAGGTCAACCTTACAATGGGAGAATAAAAGCAGGACTGTTTCACAAAGTTTCTACCTAAGCACACCAATACACTAATATATTTGGCAActactgtattttaatttttttcccaaattACTTAAATATTTCATCGTAAAACTCATTATTaaagtattttctttttgaatCTGGTGATTCAGACATGTCACATTtataatgtgaaaatgtaacaACCATAATTCCTGTTTATTtcaaatgattaattaaaaataattacaaacattttcAAATCTACACATTTTGTATTCATTCAAGTCCCATTCATCGTACTGGTGTAATGCTTTTTGCAATTGccttttaaattaaagaaatatgtaaaatacCTACAGTACACTCACTAGTGTACTCATAAAATTTTGTTGATTTAGGGTCACATCCATAATGCTGATAAAATGCTTTAGATTGTCTGGATGTAAATACTATACATTTTAAGGGTTTCTTTAAAGtagaaattattatattaaaatttatgcAAATTAATTAACTTCTACTGAGCTTGTCCATGCTCTGAGTTTACCAATGTAAGTCTAAATATCACATAGATAACACTGGAACTGCCCTTACAATTTTACAGgggagtaaaaataaaactcgtATATCCTCTGTGGTTAAAGTGCAGGATAAGCTCCGATACAGCGCCCCTTGAGCATACAGGGTTTAAAGCctttctcaagggcccaatagtgaCAGGTTTGTGGAGTTGGAGCTTGAACCACTGACCTGCTGATCAGTAAACCAGAGCCTTGATCCCCTGTACTAATTGTTAGTTTACTTGGGTTTAATTAGTTCAAtcgttaggttaattggtgtaccctaattacccatagtgtgtgtgtggatgtgtgcatgccctgtgatgaattggcaacctgtctgaatgaataaatgaattaattaatgtttaggACTGAAACAAATGGTTAAATCAAGGTCAATATACTGTCAATGGTATACCAGCTAAACAGAAAAACTCTGGCCACAATGAAGGTGGGATGATCCAGAGGATCGGAGGATATATTTTACAGTGGCTTGGTTCAGGCTGCAGTAATTAAATCCAACTAGAGCATAAGTCTCAAACTCAAGTTGTTTGGGGGCCACTGCTGTGATTGACATCACATACGAGGGCCTTTTTAACATTCAAGCACAACAAGAAAGCACAATATTGCTTAATAGCAGAGGCATATTCATCACCACTGAATACTGTGCCATTCTCCAGAAGAGATCTGCATGTTGTGAAATGACTGAGGTTTTTTGCAGAAAGCTGAGTTTTCCATAATCTTAGTTTTGTGGAGAAGGCTTTCACACTTTCATATGCTGCTGTGATGAGCTGACCAGGCCACTGGAGCCTCAGGTTAAGGATGTTCAACTCCTGTGTTATGTCCACTAGAAATGCAAGGTCCATCACCCATTTAGGATCATCAAATTCAGGAACATCCATTCTGCCATCTTCCATGAATCTCTTCACCTCTGCTCTTAATTCAAAAAATCTCTTCAAGACATTTCCCCTGCTGAGCCAGCGCACTTCAGTAAAGTAAAG containing:
- the apold1b gene encoding apolipoprotein L3 isoform X2, with amino-acid sequence MMIGYMQKINPFKSSSKCSTTSESSSKSSSGENIKEDNPTKLKQCSSSSESGSDVSISDNSGDVKPTKPKQSCTDPIFSQNTDRNNQEMSTSSASNEPGFTKMPAFEWDHFKDSIENPNEAEVEEISEDSPLLSNNDDEGLLEWWRNVEEWNEWNEATHFEEDYADQAIEEAADRVFKAAQLFVYLFKQREASLYMRVVELLAVADAADSFHKKTVTASIGGGVASIAGSITTITGLALAPFTFGSSLIVTAVGIGVATAGGLTSASANITDTMHSRTDRAKVEQIIIGYQEEIKDIRECLQFLQTGMETLEEGNFQQYMESISKRAMNKNVKHVMREGGRAGKALLINAESLASTVQVLNTASGVAKATQVLSITSGVMSGLFLALDVFFLAKDSRELHKGAKTKFAAKIRDVCKELLDGLVALKRIKRQLQTIMDDAEEEKENEDNDEEEEEENCKKDNEHRGEEFNENKVQLSS
- the apold1b gene encoding apolipoprotein L3 isoform X3 is translated as MMIGYMQKINPFKSSSKCSTTSESSSKSSSGENIKEDNPTKLKQCSSSSESGSDVSISDNSGDVKPTKPKQEMSTSSASNEPGFTKMPAFEWDHFKKDSIENPNEAEVEEISEDSPLLSNNDDEGLLEWWRNVEEWNEWNEATHFEEDYADQAIEEAADRVFKAAQLFVYLFKQREASLYMRVVELLAVADAADSFHKKTVTASIGGGVASIAGSITTITGLALAPFTFGSSLIVTAVGIGVATAGGLTSASANITDTMHSRTDRAKVEQIIIGYQEEIKDIRECLQFLQTGMETLEEGNFQQYMESISKRAMNKNVKHVMREGGRAGKALLINAESLASTVQVLNTASGVAKATQVLSITSGVMSGLFLALDVFFLAKDSRELHKGAKTKFAAKIRDVCKELLDGLVALKRIKRQLQTIMDDAEEEKENEDNDEEEEEENCKKDNEHRGEEFNENKVQLSS
- the apold1b gene encoding apolipoprotein L3 isoform X4, with translation MMIGYMQKINPFKSSSKCSSSSESGSDVSISDNSGDVKPTKPKQSCTDPIFSQNTDRNNQEMSTSSASNEPGFTKMPAFEWDHFKKDSIENPNEAEVEEISEDSPLLSNNDDEGLLEWWRNVEEWNEWNEATHFEEDYADQAIEEAADRVFKAAQLFVYLFKQREASLYMRVVELLAVADAADSFHKKTVTASIGGGVASIAGSITTITGLALAPFTFGSSLIVTAVGIGVATAGGLTSASANITDTMHSRTDRAKVEQIIIGYQEEIKDIRECLQFLQTGMETLEEGNFQQYMESISKRAMNKNVKHVMREGGRAGKALLINAESLASTVQVLNTASGVAKATQVLSITSGVMSGLFLALDVFFLAKDSRELHKGAKTKFAAKIRDVCKELLDGLVALKRIKRQLQTIMDDAEEEKENEDNDEEEEEENCKKDNEHRGEEFNENKVQLSS
- the apold1b gene encoding apolipoprotein L3 isoform X1; protein product: MMIGYMQKINPFKSSSKCSTTSESSSKSSSGENIKEDNPTKLKQCSSSSESGSDVSISDNSGDVKPTKPKQSCTDPIFSQNTDRNNQEMSTSSASNEPGFTKMPAFEWDHFKKDSIENPNEAEVEEISEDSPLLSNNDDEGLLEWWRNVEEWNEWNEATHFEEDYADQAIEEAADRVFKAAQLFVYLFKQREASLYMRVVELLAVADAADSFHKKTVTASIGGGVASIAGSITTITGLALAPFTFGSSLIVTAVGIGVATAGGLTSASANITDTMHSRTDRAKVEQIIIGYQEEIKDIRECLQFLQTGMETLEEGNFQQYMESISKRAMNKNVKHVMREGGRAGKALLINAESLASTVQVLNTASGVAKATQVLSITSGVMSGLFLALDVFFLAKDSRELHKGAKTKFAAKIRDVCKELLDGLVALKRIKRQLQTIMDDAEEEKENEDNDEEEEEENCKKDNEHRGEEFNENKVQLSS